In Duganella zoogloeoides, a single genomic region encodes these proteins:
- a CDS encoding LysR family transcriptional regulator, whose product MARDNISDILVFFAVARERSFTRAAAKLGMTQSALSHIIRSLEERLGVRLLTRTTRSVSPTEAGERLLLNVAPRLEEIEAEIAAVTDLGDKPAGTIRITAIDLVVDTILLPRIAPLLPLYPDLHVEINSDYRLVDIAAERYDIGVRHGDQVEKDMIAVRLTPDIPMRIVGSPSYFAWHSKPNTIADLLKQNCIALRFAGSGGLYAWELCEHGKPVEARVRGQAVFTSVYPMRDAALAGCGLAFLPGDLVDEHIAAGRLVSVMEDCCPNFEGLHAYYPSRRQSSRALSLVIEAIRLKN is encoded by the coding sequence ATGGCACGCGACAATATCAGCGACATTCTCGTCTTTTTCGCCGTCGCGCGCGAGCGCAGTTTTACGCGGGCAGCCGCCAAGCTCGGCATGACGCAATCGGCGCTCAGCCATATCATCCGTTCGCTGGAAGAACGCCTGGGCGTGCGCCTGCTGACGCGCACCACGCGCAGCGTCTCCCCTACCGAAGCTGGCGAGCGGCTGCTGCTCAATGTGGCGCCGCGCCTGGAGGAAATCGAGGCGGAGATCGCGGCCGTCACCGACCTTGGCGACAAGCCGGCCGGCACCATCCGCATCACCGCCATCGACCTGGTGGTCGATACGATCCTGTTACCGCGCATCGCGCCGCTGTTGCCGCTATACCCGGACCTGCACGTGGAAATCAACTCGGACTACCGGCTGGTCGATATCGCTGCCGAGCGCTACGACATCGGCGTGCGCCACGGCGACCAGGTAGAAAAGGACATGATCGCCGTGCGCCTCACGCCCGATATTCCGATGCGCATCGTCGGCTCGCCGTCGTACTTCGCCTGGCACAGCAAGCCGAACACGATCGCAGATCTGCTGAAGCAGAACTGCATCGCACTGCGCTTTGCCGGCAGCGGCGGCTTGTATGCGTGGGAATTGTGCGAACACGGCAAGCCCGTGGAAGCGCGCGTGCGCGGCCAAGCCGTATTTACCAGCGTGTATCCGATGCGCGACGCGGCACTGGCCGGCTGCGGCCTGGCCTTCCTGCCCGGCGACCTGGTGGACGAACATATCGCGGCTGGCCGCCTGGTGTCGGTGATGGAGGACTGCTGTCCGAACTTCGAAGGACTGCACGCCTATTATCCGAGCCGGCGGCAGTCCTCGCGGGCCCTGTCACTGGTGATCGAGGCGATCCGATTGAAGAATTGA
- the paoC gene encoding aldehyde oxidoreductase molybdenum-binding subunit PaoC: MKFTKPASINPIDQLKVVGKPLDRIDGPLKVTGTAPYAYEQHAAAPNAVYGYVIGASIPKGRIKGIDSTAANRAPGVLTIVTHESAGKLGKGNFNTAHLLAGPDVQHYHQAVALVVAETFEQARAAAALVRVDYEAAPGAFDLKAAMARARPVKSGDRDEDRTGDFEGAYANAPVKLDATYTTPDHTHAMMEPFASIASWQGDQLTVWISNQMIAWTRTDLATTLGIPKDKVRLISPYIGGGFGGKLFLRSETVLAALAARFVKRPVKVTLQRPLIANNTTHRPATIQRIRIGASREGRITAIAHESWSGDLEGGGPETAVAQTRLLYAGANRLTRMMLATLDLPEGNAMRAPGEAPGLMALEVAIDELAEKLRMDPVTFRVLNDTTVDPEQRGRKFSQRRLVECLRQGARKFGWDQRAAQPGTRRDGRWLVGMGVASAFRNNIVMTSGARVRLEQGGTVTVETDMTDIGTGSYTIIAQTAAEMLGLPVERVTVRLGDSSFPVSSGSGGQWGANSATAGVYAACVKLREQIARQAGLDPVAAEFADGQVHVGAKKVALSDVAAPGAITAEDAIEFGDLGKKFQQSTFGAHFVEVGVDLATAEVRVRRMLAVCAAGRILNPKTARSQLIGAMTMGVGGALMEHLVVDKRLGFFVNHDLAGYEVPVHADIPHQEVVFLDENDPMSSPMKAKGVGELGLCGVGAAVANAIHNATGIRVRDYPLTLDKLIAQMPAAY, from the coding sequence ATGAAATTCACCAAGCCGGCAAGCATCAATCCCATCGACCAGCTCAAGGTGGTGGGCAAGCCCCTGGACCGGATCGACGGTCCGCTCAAAGTCACCGGCACCGCGCCGTACGCGTACGAACAGCACGCAGCGGCGCCGAACGCCGTCTACGGCTATGTGATCGGCGCCAGCATCCCCAAGGGGCGCATCAAGGGTATCGACAGCACCGCCGCCAACCGCGCGCCGGGCGTGCTGACCATTGTCACGCACGAGAGTGCGGGCAAACTGGGCAAAGGCAATTTCAACACCGCCCACCTGCTGGCCGGACCCGACGTGCAGCATTATCACCAGGCCGTGGCCTTGGTGGTGGCCGAGACCTTCGAGCAGGCGCGTGCTGCCGCCGCGCTGGTGCGCGTCGATTACGAGGCTGCGCCGGGAGCGTTCGACCTCAAGGCAGCGATGGCCCGGGCCAGGCCGGTCAAGTCCGGCGACAGGGACGAAGACCGCACCGGCGACTTCGAAGGCGCGTACGCCAATGCCCCGGTCAAGCTCGACGCCACCTACACCACGCCCGATCACACCCATGCGATGATGGAGCCGTTCGCATCGATCGCATCGTGGCAAGGTGACCAGCTCACGGTATGGATCTCGAACCAGATGATAGCCTGGACCCGCACCGACCTGGCCACCACGCTGGGCATCCCCAAGGACAAGGTGCGATTGATTTCGCCTTACATCGGCGGCGGCTTCGGCGGCAAGCTCTTCCTGCGCAGCGAAACCGTGCTGGCCGCGCTGGCCGCCAGGTTCGTCAAGCGCCCGGTGAAGGTGACGCTGCAACGCCCGCTCATCGCCAACAACACCACGCACCGCCCGGCCACCATCCAGCGCATCCGCATCGGGGCCTCGCGCGAGGGCCGCATTACCGCCATCGCCCACGAGAGCTGGTCGGGCGACCTGGAAGGCGGCGGGCCGGAAACGGCGGTGGCGCAAACGCGCCTGCTGTACGCCGGTGCTAACCGCCTGACCCGCATGATGCTGGCCACGCTCGATCTGCCGGAAGGCAATGCCATGCGCGCGCCGGGCGAGGCGCCGGGCCTGATGGCGCTGGAAGTGGCCATCGACGAACTGGCGGAAAAACTCAGGATGGACCCGGTAACGTTCCGCGTCCTCAACGACACCACGGTCGATCCCGAGCAGCGTGGCCGCAAGTTCTCGCAGCGCCGCCTGGTGGAGTGCCTGCGCCAGGGCGCGCGCAAGTTCGGCTGGGACCAGCGCGCCGCGCAGCCGGGTACGCGCCGCGACGGCCGCTGGCTGGTGGGCATGGGCGTGGCCTCGGCCTTCCGCAACAACATCGTGATGACGTCCGGCGCGCGCGTACGGCTGGAGCAGGGAGGCACGGTGACGGTGGAAACCGACATGACCGACATCGGCACCGGCAGTTACACCATCATCGCCCAGACGGCGGCAGAAATGCTAGGCCTGCCGGTCGAGCGCGTAACGGTGCGCCTGGGCGACTCGTCGTTCCCGGTGTCATCCGGCTCGGGCGGGCAGTGGGGCGCCAACAGCGCCACGGCCGGCGTGTATGCAGCGTGCGTGAAGCTGCGCGAACAGATTGCGCGCCAGGCCGGCCTCGATCCGGTCGCCGCCGAATTTGCCGACGGCCAGGTGCACGTCGGCGCCAAGAAGGTGGCGCTGTCCGACGTGGCAGCCCCGGGTGCGATCACGGCGGAAGACGCGATCGAATTCGGTGATCTCGGCAAAAAATTCCAGCAATCGACTTTCGGGGCGCACTTCGTGGAAGTGGGCGTGGACCTGGCGACCGCCGAAGTGCGGGTGCGGCGCATGCTGGCCGTGTGCGCGGCGGGCCGCATCCTCAACCCCAAGACCGCGCGCAGCCAGCTGATCGGCGCCATGACCATGGGCGTGGGCGGGGCGTTGATGGAGCACCTGGTGGTGGACAAGCGCCTGGGCTTTTTCGTCAATCACGACCTGGCCGGGTACGAGGTGCCGGTGCATGCCGACATTCCGCACCAGGAGGTGGTTTTCCTCGACGAGAACGACCCGATGTCGTCGCCGATGAAAGCCAAGGGTGTCGGTGAGTTGGGCCTGTGCGGCGTAGGGGCGGCGGTGGCCAATGCCATCCACAATGCCACGGGCATCCGCGTGCGCGACTATCCGCTCACGCTGGATAAACTGATTGCGCAAATGCCGGCGGCGTACTGA
- a CDS encoding DUF5060 domain-containing protein, protein MKRRVCMMLLAGVVAFGHVGHAAAAPAVNQFGVTQAAGPVERWGTLELSFTGPANGNPFLEVELSAVFRQGGREQLVPGFYDGDGVYKIRFMPDSVGDWTYETRSGVPALHGKRGTFTAVQPAPGNHGPVAVRNTYHFGYGDGTPFWQVGTTSYAWTHQSAALQEQTLKTLAGAPFNKIRMAIFPNNDDQVAGQHFPFVGKPPHGWDFTRFDPVFFRNLDQRVAQLRALGIEADLILFHPYDKGRWGFDRMPAAVDDRYLRYVVARLSAYRNVWWSMANEYDFLTEKRTDDWDRYFRIVQAADPYNHLRSIHNAFRFYDHSKPWVTHVSIQHGAATEDPERAVLFRDVYHKPVVFDEVKYEGNWTKRWGQLTPEEMVLRFWNGAVAGTYVGHSEIYTDTSGKGEIWLGKGGVLRGQSAPRLAFFHKILADSPAEGLEPIDKWQEHPFAGKHGEYYLGYFNRAQPTTWPFALFKTGLKDGMRFKVEVIDTWNMTVAPVEGVFEIKKRDDYMFADKDGRSIALPGRPYMALRIVRVP, encoded by the coding sequence ATGAAGCGACGTGTTTGCATGATGTTGTTGGCTGGCGTGGTCGCTTTCGGACATGTAGGCCATGCAGCCGCCGCGCCTGCGGTGAACCAGTTCGGCGTGACGCAGGCAGCTGGTCCGGTGGAGCGGTGGGGCACGCTCGAACTGTCGTTTACGGGACCTGCCAACGGCAACCCTTTCCTGGAAGTGGAACTGTCGGCCGTATTCCGCCAGGGCGGGCGCGAACAGCTGGTGCCAGGCTTTTACGATGGCGACGGCGTCTATAAAATCCGCTTCATGCCCGATTCCGTGGGCGACTGGACCTACGAAACCCGCTCCGGCGTACCCGCGCTGCACGGCAAGCGCGGCACCTTCACGGCGGTGCAGCCGGCGCCCGGCAACCATGGCCCGGTCGCGGTGCGCAACACGTACCACTTCGGCTATGGCGACGGTACGCCGTTCTGGCAAGTGGGCACCACCAGCTATGCCTGGACCCACCAGAGCGCGGCGCTGCAGGAGCAAACGCTCAAGACCCTGGCCGGGGCGCCGTTCAACAAGATCCGCATGGCGATCTTCCCGAACAACGACGACCAGGTGGCGGGCCAGCATTTTCCGTTCGTCGGCAAGCCGCCGCACGGCTGGGACTTCACCCGCTTCGATCCGGTCTTCTTCCGCAACCTCGACCAGCGCGTGGCGCAACTGCGCGCGCTCGGCATCGAGGCCGATTTGATCCTGTTCCACCCGTACGACAAGGGCCGCTGGGGCTTCGACCGCATGCCGGCCGCCGTCGATGACCGCTACCTGCGGTACGTGGTGGCGCGGCTGTCCGCGTACCGCAACGTGTGGTGGTCGATGGCCAACGAGTACGACTTCCTCACCGAGAAGCGGACCGACGACTGGGACCGTTATTTCCGCATCGTCCAGGCCGCCGATCCGTACAACCACCTGCGCTCGATCCACAACGCGTTCCGCTTCTATGACCACAGCAAGCCGTGGGTCACGCACGTGAGCATCCAGCACGGCGCGGCAACGGAAGACCCGGAGCGCGCGGTGCTGTTCCGCGACGTCTATCACAAGCCGGTGGTGTTCGACGAAGTGAAGTACGAAGGCAACTGGACCAAGCGCTGGGGACAGCTGACACCGGAAGAAATGGTGCTGCGCTTCTGGAACGGTGCGGTGGCCGGCACCTACGTGGGCCACAGCGAGATCTACACCGACACCAGCGGCAAGGGCGAGATCTGGCTGGGCAAGGGCGGCGTGCTGCGCGGCCAGAGCGCGCCCCGGCTGGCGTTCTTCCACAAGATCCTGGCCGACAGCCCGGCCGAGGGCCTGGAACCGATCGACAAGTGGCAGGAGCATCCGTTCGCCGGCAAGCATGGCGAGTATTATCTCGGTTACTTCAACCGCGCGCAGCCGACCACCTGGCCGTTCGCCTTGTTCAAGACCGGCTTGAAGGACGGCATGCGCTTCAAGGTCGAAGTGATCGATACGTGGAACATGACGGTCGCGCCGGTTGAAGGCGTGTTCGAGATCAAAAAGCGCGACGACTATATGTTCGCCGACAAGGATGGCCGCAGCATCGCGCTGCCGGGCCGTCCGTACATGGCGCTGCGCATCGTGCGCGTGCCTTAG
- a CDS encoding FAD binding domain-containing protein: MRAFTYQRAATVAEAAAVAARTPGARFIAGGTNLLDLMKLEIETPTHLVDVNGLGLDRIDATPDGGLRIGALVRNTDLAADTTVRRDYGVLSRALLAGASAQLRNKATTAGNLLQRTRCPYFYDTNQACNKRTPGAGCAAIGGFTRGHAIVGQSDACIATHPSDMAVAMRLLDAVVETVNPDGAKRAIPIADFYRLPGNTPNLDTNLRPAELITAVTLPKPLGGRHVYRKVRDRASYAFALVSVAAVVQPDGTGRVAVGGVAHQPWRVPAADAALPQGGQAATTLLLAGARTTEENAFKVVLVQRTLDAIVKG, translated from the coding sequence ATGAGAGCCTTTACCTATCAACGTGCCGCCACAGTTGCCGAAGCGGCGGCAGTCGCGGCCCGCACACCCGGCGCCCGCTTCATCGCGGGCGGCACCAACCTGCTCGACCTGATGAAGCTCGAGATCGAAACGCCAACGCACCTGGTGGACGTGAACGGCCTGGGCCTGGACCGCATCGACGCCACGCCGGACGGCGGCTTGCGCATCGGCGCGCTGGTACGCAATACCGACCTGGCGGCCGACACCACCGTGCGCCGCGATTACGGCGTGCTGTCGCGCGCCTTGCTGGCGGGCGCCAGCGCCCAGCTGCGCAACAAGGCCACTACGGCTGGCAACCTCCTGCAACGCACGCGCTGCCCGTACTTCTACGACACCAACCAGGCCTGCAACAAGCGCACACCCGGCGCCGGCTGCGCCGCCATCGGCGGTTTTACGCGCGGCCACGCCATCGTGGGGCAGAGCGACGCCTGCATCGCCACGCACCCGAGCGACATGGCGGTGGCCATGCGCCTGCTTGACGCCGTGGTGGAAACGGTGAACCCGGACGGCGCCAAGCGCGCGATTCCCATCGCCGACTTCTATCGCCTGCCCGGCAACACGCCCAACCTGGACACCAACCTGCGCCCGGCGGAACTGATCACCGCCGTCACGCTACCCAAGCCGCTCGGCGGACGCCACGTGTACCGCAAGGTGCGCGACCGCGCCTCGTACGCGTTCGCGCTGGTCTCGGTAGCGGCCGTGGTGCAGCCAGACGGCACCGGCCGCGTGGCCGTGGGCGGCGTGGCGCACCAGCCGTGGCGCGTGCCGGCGGCCGACGCCGCACTGCCGCAGGGCGGCCAGGCCGCGACGACGCTGTTGCTGGCCGGCGCCCGCACCACCGAGGAAAACGCCTTCAAGGTCGTGCTGGTGCAACGCACGCTCGACGCCATCGTGAAAGGATAA
- a CDS encoding glycoside hydrolase family 28 protein, whose amino-acid sequence MNQPSPHQGRRRLLKGAAAMAAASVAGAPSAARTAPADPWAYAQGIIDQFSKPLDFSQREVSITSHGARPCQLHAVDGFPTIDAKGKVLTPVPGSHDCYPALRAAIAAVHQVGGGTVLVPAGDWYCKGPIVLLSNVRVHLAARARIRFSADPRDYARDGDYDCGANGKLVLSRWQGNDCLNFSPLVYARGQRNIAITGADWTSELDGQAGVPFEDGSGNGWWGMNPKGARQGPNPDAMHQGRNNPLNPESLAALAPGLDAAVLARIQGDAPDWRSDEKFLPALSEAGVPIEKRIFGLGHYLRPCMVEFIDCDHVLMQGYQVINTPFWIHHPVDCRRVHFSKVRMESIGPNSDGFDPESCDTVLVDGCWFNTGDDCIAIKAGKNLDTNYGPTRNVVIQNSVMNSGHGAVTLGSEMSAGIEHVYAQHLDVRNQHWQTDPLNTVVRLKTNMNRGGFLRHFYVRDVKLPNGVRLKPGFYKPIPGGPVKAGTVPTGGGAVITFDCDYAPAFDLIRSRPPEVSHVHISDIRVADVKTAEGTFGCYQAFIVLGPVAHSYNGPAGKPILPVTDVTISDCDFGKPVSAAQPWFIHNAKNIALRNVVIGGKRYDENLSG is encoded by the coding sequence ATGAACCAACCGTCTCCACACCAGGGACGGCGCCGTTTGCTGAAGGGGGCGGCCGCCATGGCCGCCGCCTCGGTGGCGGGCGCGCCGTCTGCAGCCAGGACTGCGCCCGCAGATCCCTGGGCTTATGCCCAGGGCATCATCGATCAATTTTCCAAGCCGCTCGATTTCTCGCAGCGCGAAGTTTCTATCACCAGCCACGGCGCCAGGCCTTGCCAGTTGCATGCAGTCGATGGTTTTCCCACCATCGACGCCAAAGGTAAGGTCCTCACGCCCGTTCCCGGTTCCCACGACTGCTATCCCGCGCTGCGCGCTGCGATTGCCGCCGTCCACCAGGTCGGTGGCGGCACCGTGCTGGTGCCCGCCGGCGACTGGTACTGCAAGGGCCCGATCGTGCTGCTGTCGAACGTGCGCGTGCACCTGGCAGCCAGGGCGCGGATACGTTTTTCCGCCGATCCGCGCGATTACGCGCGCGACGGCGACTACGATTGCGGCGCCAACGGCAAGCTGGTGCTCTCGCGCTGGCAGGGCAATGACTGCCTGAATTTCTCGCCGCTCGTGTATGCGCGCGGCCAACGCAATATCGCCATCACCGGCGCCGACTGGACCAGCGAGCTCGATGGACAGGCCGGCGTGCCGTTCGAGGACGGCAGCGGCAACGGCTGGTGGGGCATGAACCCCAAGGGCGCGCGCCAGGGACCGAACCCGGATGCCATGCACCAGGGCCGCAACAATCCGCTCAATCCCGAGTCGCTGGCCGCGTTGGCGCCGGGGCTCGACGCGGCCGTGCTGGCGCGGATCCAGGGCGATGCGCCCGACTGGCGCAGCGATGAAAAATTCCTGCCGGCGCTGTCCGAAGCGGGCGTGCCCATCGAAAAACGTATCTTCGGCCTCGGCCACTACCTGCGCCCGTGCATGGTCGAATTCATCGACTGCGACCATGTGCTGATGCAGGGCTACCAGGTGATCAACACGCCGTTCTGGATCCACCACCCGGTCGATTGCCGCCGCGTGCATTTTTCCAAGGTGCGCATGGAGAGCATCGGTCCGAACTCCGACGGTTTCGATCCGGAATCGTGCGACACCGTGCTGGTGGACGGCTGCTGGTTCAACACCGGCGACGACTGCATCGCCATCAAGGCGGGCAAGAACCTCGATACCAATTACGGCCCCACCCGCAACGTCGTGATCCAGAATTCGGTGATGAACAGCGGTCACGGCGCCGTGACCCTGGGCAGCGAAATGTCGGCCGGGATCGAGCACGTGTACGCCCAGCACCTGGACGTGCGCAACCAGCACTGGCAGACCGACCCGCTCAATACCGTGGTGCGCCTGAAAACCAATATGAATCGCGGCGGCTTCCTGCGCCATTTTTATGTGCGCGATGTCAAACTGCCCAATGGCGTGCGTTTGAAGCCCGGCTTCTACAAGCCGATCCCGGGCGGCCCGGTCAAGGCCGGCACCGTGCCGACGGGCGGCGGCGCCGTGATTACCTTCGATTGCGACTACGCGCCCGCGTTCGACCTGATACGCAGCCGCCCGCCCGAAGTCTCGCACGTGCACATCTCGGATATCCGGGTGGCGGACGTCAAGACTGCCGAGGGCACGTTCGGCTGCTACCAGGCATTCATCGTGCTCGGTCCCGTGGCCCATAGCTACAACGGCCCGGCCGGCAAGCCGATACTGCCGGTCACGGACGTGACGATCAGCGATTGCGACTTCGGCAAGCCGGTCAGCGCCGCGCAGCCGTGGTTCATCCACAACGCAAAAAATATCGCGCTGCGCAACGTCGTCATCGGCGGCAAGCGGTACGACGAGAACCTGTCGGGGTAA
- a CDS encoding MFS transporter, protein MRAQNTSAWGAVLAMSLGAFALVASEFMPVSLLTPIAADLQITEGQAGQAIAISGAFALLTSLFISGMAGKMDRKILLLAMSMLMIVSGTVVAFAPNYLVFMVGRALIGVAIGGFWSLSAATVMRLVEPAKIPRALAILNGGNALATVIAAPAGSFLGSLIGWRGAFLCVIPVALIAFVWKLATLPPMHNDTNARPASLPALLKRPEVALGMVAVSLFFMGQFALFTYLRPFLETVTHASVSTLSLLLLVLGVAGFAGTALIGGLLDNHLYRTLVAIPLLMAAIALGLMTFGASVAATAVLLALWGLLATSAPVGWWTWLARTLPHDAEAGGGLMVAVVQLAIMLGAMVGGLVFDVGGYRGTFELAAVVLVAASGVSLLAARAGAKTSVALATTLK, encoded by the coding sequence ATGCGGGCGCAAAACACCTCTGCCTGGGGCGCGGTGCTGGCCATGTCGTTGGGCGCCTTCGCACTGGTGGCATCCGAATTCATGCCGGTCAGCCTGCTCACGCCGATCGCCGCCGACCTGCAGATCACCGAAGGGCAGGCCGGCCAGGCGATCGCCATTTCCGGCGCCTTTGCCTTGCTCACCAGCCTGTTCATCTCCGGCATGGCCGGCAAAATGGATCGCAAGATCCTGCTGCTGGCCATGTCGATGCTGATGATCGTCTCCGGCACCGTGGTGGCGTTTGCGCCGAACTACCTGGTCTTCATGGTGGGCCGCGCGCTGATCGGTGTGGCCATCGGCGGTTTCTGGTCGCTGTCGGCAGCAACCGTGATGCGGCTGGTAGAACCCGCGAAAATCCCGCGCGCGCTGGCCATCCTCAACGGCGGCAATGCGCTGGCCACCGTGATCGCGGCGCCCGCCGGCAGTTTTCTCGGTTCCCTGATCGGCTGGCGCGGCGCCTTCCTGTGCGTGATCCCGGTCGCGCTCATCGCGTTCGTGTGGAAGCTGGCCACGCTGCCGCCCATGCACAACGACACCAACGCCAGACCGGCCAGCCTGCCAGCGCTGCTCAAACGGCCCGAAGTGGCGCTGGGCATGGTTGCCGTGAGCCTGTTCTTCATGGGGCAATTCGCGCTGTTTACGTACCTGCGGCCGTTCCTGGAAACCGTGACCCACGCCAGCGTCTCCACCCTGTCGCTGCTGTTGCTGGTCCTGGGTGTGGCCGGCTTTGCCGGTACCGCGCTGATCGGCGGCCTGCTGGACAACCACCTGTACCGCACCCTGGTCGCGATCCCGCTGCTGATGGCGGCGATCGCCCTGGGGTTGATGACGTTTGGCGCGTCGGTGGCCGCCACTGCCGTGCTGCTGGCTTTGTGGGGCCTGCTGGCCACGTCGGCGCCGGTGGGCTGGTGGACCTGGCTGGCCCGGACCTTGCCGCATGATGCCGAGGCGGGCGGCGGCCTGATGGTGGCCGTGGTGCAGCTGGCGATCATGCTCGGCGCCATGGTGGGCGGCCTGGTATTTGACGTCGGCGGCTATCGCGGTACGTTCGAACTGGCGGCAGTAGTGCTGGTGGCGGCAAGTGGCGTTTCCCTGCTGGCGGCACGCGCCGGCGCTAAAACTTCGGTGGCCCTGGCTACTACTCTTAAATAA
- the paoA gene encoding aldehyde dehydrogenase iron-sulfur subunit PaoA: MHNQDIDNTRRGILIGGALTATAAALPAMAAGQGAASALTGTAGIDATTPAPVQSTVTMRINGKPHTLSLDTRTTLLDALREHLHLTGTKKGCDHGQCGACTVLVDGRRINSCLTLAVMHEGAEVATIEGLGAPDRLHPMQAAFVKHDGFQCGYCTPGQICSAVAMLDEIKRGVPSHVTGDLTAQPLLSAAELRERMSGNLCRCGAYSNIIDAITEVAGSRA, encoded by the coding sequence ATGCATAATCAAGACATCGACAACACCCGGCGCGGGATCCTGATCGGCGGCGCCCTCACGGCCACCGCCGCCGCACTGCCGGCCATGGCGGCCGGGCAGGGCGCCGCCTCAGCACTCACAGGCACCGCTGGCATCGATGCCACCACCCCGGCGCCGGTGCAGTCCACCGTCACCATGCGCATCAACGGCAAGCCGCACACCCTCTCGCTCGACACCCGCACCACCTTGCTCGACGCGCTGCGCGAGCACCTGCACCTGACCGGCACCAAGAAAGGCTGCGACCACGGCCAGTGCGGCGCCTGCACGGTACTCGTCGATGGCCGCCGCATCAACTCCTGCCTGACGCTGGCGGTGATGCACGAAGGCGCCGAGGTCGCCACCATCGAAGGTCTGGGTGCGCCGGACCGGCTGCACCCGATGCAGGCGGCGTTCGTCAAACATGACGGTTTCCAGTGCGGCTACTGTACCCCGGGCCAGATCTGCTCGGCGGTGGCGATGCTTGATGAGATCAAACGCGGCGTGCCAAGCCATGTCACCGGCGACCTGACCGCCCAGCCCTTGCTGTCGGCAGCCGAACTGCGTGAACGCATGAGCGGCAATCTATGCCGCTGCGGCGCCTATTCCAACATCATCGACGCCATCACCGAGGTGGCCGGGAGCCGCGCATGA
- the pelA gene encoding pectate lyase has protein sequence MKRCVLAAAMAVVLAAVSAHAEVIGKMETPQALSEARLAVLSVPERAVWQAYLERSRSLMAADKAALAAERATLPLWQVAAATHPPQGNGMPLKNPGPWYGSAEALRVADNIVSYQTPAGGWGKNVNRSEPPRQKGEAYVHSDGGKLEGWSYVGTIDNDATITELRFLARVIASGGGAGKPEYTAAFVRGMEYLFTAQYPNGGFPQVYPLAGGYHDAITYNDNALANVTDLLEDVALRKGDYSFVPPQLAARAAQSRDQAEQVIIASQIRVDGVLTAWCQQHDAVTLAPVGARNFEPIALTSVESARLLNVLMRDPAPSPAIVNAVDAGAAWLKRAAIHDQEWVRSKDSAGLKPKAGAGPLWARLYDIATMRPIFGDRDRTIHTDVNELSPERRAGYAWYVNNPASTLDKYAKWARKYSAAAK, from the coding sequence ATGAAACGATGTGTGCTGGCTGCGGCCATGGCGGTGGTGCTGGCGGCGGTCTCCGCCCACGCCGAGGTGATCGGCAAGATGGAGACCCCGCAAGCGTTGAGCGAAGCCCGGCTCGCCGTGTTGTCCGTGCCCGAGCGCGCCGTGTGGCAGGCCTACCTGGAGCGCTCGCGCAGCCTGATGGCGGCCGACAAGGCAGCGCTGGCCGCCGAACGCGCAACGCTTCCGCTGTGGCAGGTGGCAGCAGCAACGCACCCGCCGCAGGGCAACGGCATGCCGCTCAAGAATCCGGGGCCCTGGTATGGTTCCGCCGAGGCGCTGCGCGTGGCCGACAACATCGTCAGCTACCAGACCCCGGCCGGCGGCTGGGGTAAAAACGTCAACCGCAGCGAACCGCCGCGCCAGAAGGGTGAAGCGTATGTCCACAGCGACGGCGGCAAGCTGGAAGGCTGGTCGTACGTCGGCACCATCGACAACGATGCCACCATTACCGAATTGCGCTTCCTGGCGCGGGTGATCGCCAGCGGAGGTGGTGCCGGCAAACCTGAATATACCGCGGCCTTCGTGCGCGGCATGGAATACCTGTTTACTGCCCAGTATCCGAACGGCGGCTTCCCGCAAGTGTATCCGCTGGCTGGCGGCTACCACGACGCCATCACCTACAACGACAACGCGCTGGCCAACGTCACCGACCTGCTGGAAGACGTGGCATTGCGCAAAGGCGACTACAGCTTTGTCCCGCCGCAGCTGGCAGCGCGCGCGGCGCAATCGCGCGACCAGGCCGAGCAGGTGATCATCGCCAGCCAGATCCGGGTCGATGGCGTGCTCACCGCCTGGTGCCAGCAGCACGACGCGGTGACGCTCGCCCCGGTCGGCGCCCGCAACTTCGAGCCGATCGCGCTCACCAGCGTGGAAAGCGCGCGACTTCTCAACGTGCTGATGCGCGACCCGGCGCCCAGTCCGGCCATCGTCAACGCGGTGGATGCCGGCGCGGCCTGGCTCAAACGCGCCGCCATCCATGACCAGGAATGGGTGCGCAGCAAGGACAGTGCTGGCCTCAAGCCCAAAGCCGGCGCCGGCCCGCTATGGGCGCGCCTGTACGACATTGCCACCATGCGCCCGATCTTCGGCGACCGCGACCGCACCATCCACACCGACGTCAACGAACTCTCGCCCGAGCGCCGCGCCGGTTACGCGTGGTATGTCAATAACCCGGCATCGACGCTGGACAAGTACGCGAAGTGGGCGCGCAAGTATTCGGCGGCAGCCAAATAA